The Triticum dicoccoides isolate Atlit2015 ecotype Zavitan chromosome 6A, WEW_v2.0, whole genome shotgun sequence genome has a window encoding:
- the LOC119314678 gene encoding uncharacterized protein LOC119314678, which translates to MEPSGSGSGAAEPAEDDHHQEPAHGGSNSNSSASSNGDGAPSAAAPPPPAATPLDQAGGSSAPSLDYDSFGPWLTWSDDPVVSPAREDPDAAAAGPSGSGLAFDQRLAIEQAAADVANALWTRQVVTIAMLRRARGASLDSPAMFRSWRAEEALERKEQIRRKGREICSEHVKHQTHPITEVRRHHKLASDEANHLDAYSECRSVIGDGECFYRSFIFSYLEQVIDRQDTHEEHRLLQAVDMVNLHFAALRWNESEFRWNESEFSRSSRAFKNLIEKVMRWKSHGRWKGMESTSSYRKEELLEFFSEYDTTQDIFIFLRLVVAVEICWHDEVYEPLIPGLSGNYNLQDWCFQRVTPARRFTDHVMMVALARALEIPLRVERVRGGYDPDIYTVPGVPRPRVTLLYSANHYEIIYPRVPPAESSSHQASQIEHAADEGSSQQTSQREHPGDESSSE; encoded by the exons ATGGAACCGTCCGGTTCCGGTTCAGGAGCAGCAGAACCGGCCgaggacgaccaccaccaagaaccGGCCCATGGgggctccaactccaactccagcgCCTCCTCCAATGGGGATGGGGCCccgagcgccgccgcgccgccacctcccgcCGCGACGCCCCTCGACCAGGCCGGAGGCTCCTCCGCCCCCTCTCTCGACTACGACTCCTTCGGACCGTGGCTGACGTGGAGCGACGACCCCGTGGTGTCGCCGGCGAGGGAGGaccccgacgcggcggcggcggggccgtccGGCTCCGGGCTGGCGTTCGACCAGCGGCTGGCGATCGAGCAGGCGGCCGCCGACGTGGCGAACGCGCTGTGGACACGGCAGGTGGTGACCATTGCGATGCTGCGACGTGCTCGTGGCGCTTCATTGGATTCTCCTGCGATGTTCAGGTCGTGGCGCGCGGAGGAGGCGCTCGAGCGGAAGGAACAG ATTCGTAGAAAAGGAAGGGAAATATGTTCGGAACATGTGAAGCACCAG ACACATCCCATCACTGAAGTCAGAAGGCATCATAAGCTTGCTTCTGATGAGGCGAACCATCTTGATGCCTATTCGGAATGTAGATCGGTGATTGGAGATGGGGAGTGTTTCTACAGGAGTTTCATATTTTCGTACCTT GAGCAAGTTATCGATAGGCAGGACACACATGAGGAACACCGTCTCCTTCAGGCTGTTGATATGGTGAATCTGCACTTTGCAGCTCTTCGATGGAACGAGTCTGAGTTTCGATGGAACGAGTCTGAGTTTTCCAGGAGCAGCAGA GCATTTAAGAATCTGATCGAGAAAGTAATGAGATGGAAGAGTCATGGCAGGTGGAAGGGCATGGAATCAACTAGCAG CTACCGTAAAGAGGAACTTCTCGAGTTCTTCAGCGAGTACGATACGACGCAAGACA TTTTTATTTTCCTCAGATTAGTAGTAGCTGTCGAGATATGCTGGCACGACGAGGTGTATGAACCGCttataccagggctcagtggaaattACAATCTTCAAGAT TGGTGCTTTCAGCGCGTCACTCCAGCTCGTCGGTTCACGGATCATGTCATGATGGTGGCCTTGGCCAGAGCGCTTGAGATACCCCTCAGAGTGGAGCGAGTCCGAGGAGGATATGATCCAGATATCTACACTGTCCCCGGAGTTCCCCGTCCGAGAGTGACCCTGCTGTACTCGGCAAACCATTACGAAATCATCTACCCGCGTGTTCCTCCAGCTGAGAGTTCAAGTCATCAGGCTTCCCAGATAGAACATGCTGCTGATGAGGGTTCAAGCCAACAGACTTCCCAGAGAGAACATCCTGGCGATGAGAGTTCAAGTGAATAG